A region of Magnetococcales bacterium DNA encodes the following proteins:
- a CDS encoding type II toxin-antitoxin system RelE/ParE family toxin: MTYSVIWDNIALKQVRKLDPKVRSRIVRKIVSLESNPRPSGSLKLENMPNVWRIRVGDYRVLYAIEDDQLLILVVKIAHRGVVYR, encoded by the coding sequence ATGACTTACTCTGTGATCTGGGACAACATTGCCCTGAAGCAGGTCCGCAAATTGGACCCAAAGGTGCGCAGTCGTATCGTCCGGAAGATAGTCAGTTTGGAATCCAATCCCAGGCCATCGGGATCTTTGAAGTTGGAAAACATGCCCAACGTATGGCGCATCCGAGTCGGAGATTATCGGGTTCTGTACGCCATTGAGGATGATCAGTTGTTGATTCTGGTGGTCAAGATTGCCCATCGGGGAGTGGTGTATCGCTGA
- a CDS encoding helix-turn-helix transcriptional regulator, which translates to MDNNTDIGNRLKQIRKSLDYSQKGFAETISTSLRAYQYYERGKRSLSKEVIESLMSKFNINPAWLLSGEGFRYQKPKNSNKKQTVIYPRDMFFICGMLTYAIDKKGYRIVLDAELAFFSAIIYNRISEFLYDMDVFRDVARDEANKLVELLMNGADPSDPFSDMYLYENEEQEVGLIENYNMSEDLVKKIKEDGVERKRKKEEYFRSREEI; encoded by the coding sequence ATGGATAACAATACTGATATAGGGAATCGCCTTAAACAGATTCGAAAGAGTCTTGATTATTCTCAGAAAGGATTTGCCGAGACAATCAGTACTTCTTTAAGGGCTTACCAGTATTATGAGCGTGGAAAGAGATCTCTTTCAAAAGAAGTCATTGAATCCCTTATGAGTAAATTTAATATAAACCCTGCATGGTTGTTATCTGGCGAAGGGTTCCGTTATCAGAAACCAAAAAATTCAAATAAAAAACAGACTGTAATATATCCAAGAGACATGTTTTTTATATGTGGCATGCTAACTTATGCAATAGATAAAAAAGGATACAGAATAGTTCTTGACGCTGAATTAGCGTTTTTTTCAGCAATAATATATAATAGAATATCTGAATTTCTTTATGATATGGACGTTTTTAGAGATGTGGCACGTGATGAAGCAAACAAACTTGTTGAACTATTGATGAATGGCGCAGATCCTTCAGACCCTTTCTCAGATATGTACCTGTATGAAAACGAAGAACAAGAAGTTGGGTTGATCGAAAATTATAATATGTCCGAGGACCTTGTTAAGAAAATTAAAGAGGATGGTGTTGAGAGAAAAAGGAAGAAAGAAGAGTATTTTAGAAGCAGGGAGGAAATATAA
- the gspD gene encoding type II secretion system secretin GspD produces MMSSLFLVLILFCMHVAEANPGVGGIQPVTSVKGNTPVPGGRVTLDFHGVELAQVVRLLAEMTGKNYVLDPQVKGKVTVVTPAAVTVDEAEQIFESILSVHELSVVERDGAFKIVPLKSSVVEGRTPVFQKGLVPGKEETVLSRLIRLKHVDANSLATTLKPLLHSWGSLTVHTPTNALIVTDATVTTNKVITLIEAMDVPVEMAERRLFSLRYANVAMVEKLVNAIFADFNSRRRKEDHGVKLFSDARTNTLVVVSAAEQIQEVEDLVAGLDHPVVATPGHLHLYHPRNIEAENIAKVLTSLIGTTGVDKSGGDDLKPLELMRSVKIASEKSTNTLVIAATAEDYQTLLPIIQGLDMRRLQVHVEALIIEVSAERAAEFGVEWRFGNAPTPGSNALTGFSGSSFGNSVTNPLDLGSGMAVGLMHGTLQWGTNVVPNIPALIRAFQSEGDINILATPNIVTMDGVESEIVVGQNIPIVSGTTTSTAVAATATPGVISQAVERKDVGLTLRVTPRVIEDEWLEMKIFQEQSSVTPASIKQLDAGTMGSGVVTNKRSIKTTVNLKNGQTVVLGGLIKEEQSEQVGMVPCLGGISGIGELFKKTSRSKNKSNLMVFIRPIITKRFDDLVQISREKYRSSQETWGMENTRGSRLIPPLKPQPLADLPPVPVPVPVPLPLQTNPPPLAINPNAHQPVAPEQAIGNASAPGVEQHNSRQLKSE; encoded by the coding sequence ATGATGTCCTCGCTTTTTCTTGTTCTTATCCTGTTTTGCATGCATGTGGCCGAGGCGAACCCTGGTGTCGGGGGGATACAACCCGTTACATCTGTCAAAGGCAACACTCCTGTTCCGGGGGGTCGGGTCACCCTGGATTTTCATGGCGTGGAACTGGCACAGGTTGTACGTTTGTTGGCCGAGATGACAGGGAAAAACTATGTGTTGGACCCTCAGGTAAAAGGTAAAGTTACGGTTGTCACTCCTGCTGCGGTTACTGTGGATGAAGCGGAACAAATCTTCGAATCCATTCTGAGCGTTCATGAATTGTCCGTCGTGGAACGTGATGGTGCCTTTAAAATCGTACCATTAAAATCGAGCGTCGTTGAGGGAAGAACCCCGGTTTTTCAGAAAGGTTTGGTCCCTGGAAAAGAGGAAACCGTACTGAGTCGTCTGATCCGCTTGAAACATGTGGATGCCAACTCACTGGCCACCACCTTGAAACCTCTCTTGCATTCCTGGGGCTCCTTGACAGTACACACACCAACCAATGCCCTGATTGTGACCGACGCAACAGTCACCACCAATAAGGTGATTACCCTGATCGAGGCCATGGACGTGCCTGTGGAAATGGCTGAACGTCGTTTGTTTTCATTGCGTTATGCCAATGTGGCAATGGTCGAAAAACTGGTCAATGCCATATTTGCCGACTTCAACAGTCGGCGTCGGAAAGAGGATCATGGCGTCAAGCTGTTCAGTGATGCCCGTACCAATACCCTGGTGGTCGTGTCGGCTGCCGAGCAAATACAGGAAGTAGAGGACCTGGTTGCAGGCTTGGATCATCCAGTTGTCGCCACTCCCGGGCATTTGCATCTTTATCATCCCAGAAACATCGAGGCCGAAAATATTGCCAAGGTGCTGACCAGTCTGATTGGTACAACAGGTGTAGATAAAAGTGGGGGCGACGATCTCAAACCTCTGGAGCTGATGCGCTCCGTAAAGATTGCCAGTGAGAAGTCAACCAACACCCTGGTGATAGCAGCCACGGCGGAGGATTATCAGACTCTGTTACCCATTATCCAGGGATTGGATATGCGGCGGCTTCAGGTGCATGTGGAGGCCTTGATCATTGAGGTGTCTGCGGAGCGTGCTGCCGAGTTTGGCGTGGAATGGCGTTTCGGTAATGCGCCGACACCGGGGTCGAATGCGCTCACTGGATTCAGTGGCTCCTCCTTTGGCAATTCCGTCACAAATCCCTTGGACCTCGGAAGTGGCATGGCCGTTGGGTTGATGCACGGCACTCTGCAATGGGGAACCAATGTCGTGCCGAACATTCCAGCATTGATTCGGGCATTCCAATCGGAAGGAGATATCAATATTCTGGCCACGCCCAATATTGTGACCATGGATGGGGTGGAATCCGAGATCGTGGTCGGGCAAAACATCCCTATTGTCTCCGGAACCACGACATCGACAGCCGTTGCAGCAACAGCGACTCCGGGAGTCATATCACAGGCTGTGGAACGCAAGGATGTTGGTTTGACCTTGCGGGTCACACCACGGGTGATTGAAGACGAATGGCTGGAAATGAAAATCTTCCAGGAACAGTCCAGCGTGACCCCGGCCAGTATCAAGCAGTTGGATGCCGGAACCATGGGAAGCGGGGTGGTGACCAACAAACGTTCCATCAAGACGACCGTCAATTTGAAAAATGGCCAGACCGTCGTGCTGGGGGGATTGATCAAAGAAGAACAAAGTGAGCAGGTGGGAATGGTTCCCTGTCTTGGCGGTATTTCCGGAATAGGCGAATTGTTCAAAAAGACCAGTCGTTCAAAAAACAAATCCAACCTGATGGTATTCATTCGTCCCATAATCACCAAACGGTTCGATGATCTGGTGCAAATTTCCCGGGAAAAATATCGTTCCAGTCAGGAAACATGGGGGATGGAAAACACCAGAGGATCACGGTTGATTCCACCATTGAAACCCCAACCATTGGCGGATTTGCCGCCGGTACCGGTTCCGGTTCCGGTACCTTTACCGTTACAGACAAACCCTCCCCCGCTTGCGATAAATCCCAATGCGCATCAACCTGTTGCGCCGGAACAAGCCATCGGCAACGCATCCGCTCCAGGAGTCGAGCAACATAACTCCAGGCAACTGAAGTCCGAATGA
- a CDS encoding type II secretion system F family protein: MAVFRYAGMRARGGRKVKGLLDADSERDARRLLKQQEIYPTVLERLASVVAARKKKRWNPWVRDYQPPMRERIVFTRQMAGLLAAGFPVTEVLSSIENQIRAGRFREVVASMRNAVNEGQSLSEALGQHARIFPPVYVSLVRAGERGGGGVLDRVFERLAIVMEEERRIKSRLSSAMIYPGIMAVVGGVILFFLIAVVVPKVMIVFKESRQVLPMVTRTLLAISQFVREWGVLTAVGFAGVGGILTWWAGSGSNRSKIEYLFWKMPFLGNFLSKLATMRVCQLLGLLLRSGVPMLSSLQVTADATGFTITRTGILDVAHSVERGDSLADAMRRTGCFQDLAIRMIQAGEQSGNLESMLDRAAALYREEIEHTLERLMLLVEPVIILVMGGVVGYVVVAVLLPIFEMNQFVK; this comes from the coding sequence ATGGCTGTCTTCCGTTATGCAGGGATGCGGGCCAGAGGCGGAAGGAAGGTCAAAGGTCTGTTGGATGCGGATTCAGAACGGGATGCACGGCGCTTATTGAAACAACAAGAAATATATCCAACTGTTTTGGAAAGATTGGCATCCGTTGTCGCAGCCAGGAAGAAAAAGCGTTGGAACCCGTGGGTCCGTGACTATCAGCCACCCATGCGCGAACGGATTGTGTTTACCCGGCAAATGGCTGGTTTGCTGGCAGCCGGATTTCCTGTCACAGAGGTATTGAGTAGTATCGAAAATCAGATTCGAGCGGGTCGTTTTCGCGAAGTGGTTGCCAGTATGCGCAATGCCGTGAATGAAGGCCAATCCTTGTCAGAGGCTTTGGGGCAACATGCGCGGATTTTTCCACCGGTTTATGTCAGTTTGGTCCGGGCTGGCGAACGGGGTGGTGGTGGAGTACTGGATCGTGTGTTTGAACGTTTGGCCATTGTCATGGAGGAAGAACGCCGCATCAAAAGTCGTTTGTCGAGTGCCATGATTTATCCAGGAATCATGGCGGTGGTGGGGGGTGTGATCCTGTTTTTTCTGATTGCTGTCGTTGTTCCCAAAGTGATGATTGTATTTAAAGAATCCCGGCAGGTGTTGCCCATGGTGACACGCACCTTGTTGGCAATCAGTCAGTTTGTGCGTGAGTGGGGAGTACTGACTGCTGTCGGTTTCGCAGGTGTGGGGGGGATCTTGACCTGGTGGGCAGGGTCTGGCTCGAACCGCTCCAAAATAGAATATTTATTTTGGAAAATGCCATTTCTGGGAAATTTTTTATCCAAGCTGGCAACCATGCGGGTGTGCCAACTGCTGGGTTTGTTATTGCGCAGTGGCGTGCCCATGTTGAGCAGTTTGCAAGTGACAGCAGATGCGACTGGCTTTACCATCACACGCACAGGTATCCTGGATGTGGCCCACTCTGTGGAACGAGGCGATTCCCTGGCCGATGCCATGCGTCGGACAGGTTGTTTTCAAGACCTGGCCATTCGCATGATCCAGGCTGGTGAACAGTCCGGAAATTTGGAGTCCATGTTGGATCGGGCAGCCGCGTTGTATCGAGAGGAAATTGAGCACACCCTGGAGCGATTGATGCTTCTGGTGGAACCGGTGATTATCCTGGTCATGGGTGGTGTGGTGGGGTATGTGGTCGTGGCCGTGTTGTTGCCCATCTTTGAGATGAATCAATTTGTCAAGTAA
- a CDS encoding ATP-binding protein, protein MHTKFSITSNVRNFLAAVNAVEKRGAEEACLMVVDGLPGLGKSRTLKWWAVHNGALRIEAQPRWTVAWMLREMLEKLDPKIKPFRSMERLTKQVFEALAKRHREMAARGSSFGVVIDEAEPVVRDKEMIETLRLALSDRLEIPFILAGMDEIRSDLIRVTPQAASRVSQYLEFHPATLEDTVLLTRDLCEVEVRDDLVAFLHKASAGFVREIKEGLKSIERFGKNNPGPVGIAEMDDHHLLNDRKTGKSILVKSQK, encoded by the coding sequence ATGCACACCAAGTTTTCAATCACATCGAACGTCCGAAACTTTCTGGCTGCCGTGAATGCGGTAGAGAAACGAGGCGCAGAGGAGGCCTGCCTGATGGTGGTGGATGGCCTTCCCGGCCTTGGCAAGTCGCGCACCCTCAAATGGTGGGCTGTCCACAATGGCGCTTTGCGCATCGAGGCGCAACCGAGATGGACGGTGGCCTGGATGCTTCGGGAGATGCTGGAAAAACTGGATCCGAAGATCAAACCGTTCCGGAGCATGGAACGCCTGACCAAACAGGTCTTTGAAGCCCTGGCCAAGCGGCACCGGGAAATGGCGGCCCGGGGAAGTTCCTTCGGGGTGGTGATCGACGAAGCGGAACCGGTGGTGCGCGACAAGGAGATGATCGAGACGTTGCGTCTGGCTCTCTCCGACCGGCTTGAAATTCCATTCATTCTTGCCGGGATGGACGAGATCCGCAGCGACCTGATCCGGGTGACACCCCAGGCGGCCAGCCGGGTGAGCCAATACCTCGAGTTCCACCCGGCCACCCTGGAGGACACAGTTCTGCTGACCAGGGATCTTTGTGAAGTGGAAGTCCGGGATGATCTGGTGGCCTTTCTGCACAAGGCATCCGCCGGATTCGTCCGGGAAATCAAGGAGGGACTGAAATCCATCGAGCGGTTCGGCAAAAACAATCCTGGCCCGGTCGGGATTGCGGAGATGGATGATCACCATCTTTTGAACGACCGCAAGACCGGCAAATCCATCCTGGTGAAGAGTCAGAAATGA
- a CDS encoding tetratricopeptide repeat protein has translation MNQKSRKSASHLVTGLLFVLNLLIIGVAWPKNAGGADLYAPEEVFAYARELEKQGDHGRAATEFGRYVSFARRVPKNAPHLPQLEEAMYRLAVNLSQAGELDAALRAFASLGEAFPQSRHIPQALLRMGLIYEQGKDVEESKRRYQKLVAMDPDSEWAALASLRLAWLSLEQPGEDAIARQYLQAVTHARYVKNAQSMLQEMDALPLLPYKDSWVAGSLSALLPGAGHLYLERPRDAGFAFLSNGLLVAGTYQAFSRGISGLGAALAMVELGWYSGTVFSAVSLTHRHNQKLRHDYLNLTGSLLQADSQAVGVEMTWRY, from the coding sequence ATGAATCAAAAATCAAGAAAGAGTGCGTCTCATCTGGTGACTGGATTGCTGTTTGTTCTGAATTTGCTGATTATTGGGGTTGCCTGGCCGAAAAATGCAGGTGGGGCGGATTTATATGCACCAGAGGAGGTGTTTGCCTATGCCCGTGAGCTTGAAAAGCAGGGCGATCACGGACGGGCAGCGACGGAATTTGGTCGCTATGTCTCGTTTGCCCGTCGCGTACCAAAAAATGCCCCGCATCTTCCGCAGTTGGAAGAGGCCATGTATCGGCTGGCAGTCAACCTGTCCCAGGCCGGGGAGCTGGATGCAGCGTTGCGAGCCTTTGCCAGTTTGGGGGAGGCTTTTCCCCAGAGCCGCCATATTCCTCAGGCATTATTGCGTATGGGGCTGATTTATGAACAAGGTAAAGATGTCGAGGAGTCGAAGCGGCGCTATCAAAAACTGGTGGCCATGGACCCGGACTCTGAGTGGGCGGCACTGGCTTCATTGCGTTTGGCGTGGTTATCCTTGGAACAACCGGGTGAAGATGCGATTGCCCGCCAGTATTTGCAGGCAGTGACCCATGCCAGATATGTCAAAAATGCCCAAAGTATGTTGCAGGAGATGGATGCACTTCCCCTTTTACCCTACAAAGATTCCTGGGTAGCCGGATCCTTGAGTGCCTTGTTGCCCGGTGCAGGTCACCTGTATCTGGAACGTCCCAGGGATGCTGGTTTTGCGTTTTTGTCCAATGGATTGCTGGTGGCTGGAACGTACCAAGCCTTTTCCAGGGGAATTTCCGGTTTGGGTGCGGCCCTGGCCATGGTGGAGTTGGGCTGGTATTCGGGAACGGTTTTCAGTGCGGTCAGCCTGACTCACAGGCACAACCAGAAGTTGCGTCATGATTATTTAAATCTTACAGGTTCCCTCCTGCAGGCGGACAGCCAGGCAGTTGGCGTGGAAATGACGTGGCGGTATTAG
- the gspE gene encoding type II secretion system ATPase GspE, protein MKPMGSRPERLNPTLARSLTFATAKRALFLPAWKTNEGRLEVWVTEQTDPYMFDQYRMGTTEPVWPIQVSREQLLEALHQVHQEHGMGVENVLEDLPPSILATQLAEKPDLLDADDDAPMIQLVNSLIVQALRNRASDIHIEPFEDRIIVRFRVDGMLHEALRPPKPVQAPFMSRIKVMAGLNIAEKRLPQDGAMRVQVANQDVDVRVSVLPSNYGERLVLRLLEKQETRTSLLELGLTESQLAWMKVRMTASHGILLVTGPTGSGKSTTLYSVLSAINTSEKNIITIEDPIEYSLVGVGQIQVSPKIGLTFAAGLRSILRQDPDVIMVGEIRDLETAEIAIQASLTGHLVLSTLHTIDSVGAVVRLVNMGIEPFLVSSSVDGVVAQRLVRKLCEQCKERFTPAPELLRKEGIPITMSDHSVFFRPKGCQFCMGTGYHGRTAVFEMLTMSSTIRAMIDRRTSDQELRQVACEENMVSLRKAGLVKAAHGITSLEEVFRVTQERNEVI, encoded by the coding sequence ATGAAACCCATGGGATCACGACCGGAACGGCTCAACCCAACCCTTGCCAGGTCGCTCACATTCGCTACGGCCAAACGAGCGCTTTTTCTGCCTGCCTGGAAAACCAACGAAGGACGGCTTGAAGTTTGGGTTACCGAGCAGACCGATCCCTACATGTTTGATCAATACCGTATGGGAACAACGGAACCTGTCTGGCCAATTCAGGTGTCCAGGGAACAGCTCCTGGAGGCTTTGCATCAGGTTCATCAGGAACACGGTATGGGTGTGGAAAATGTCCTGGAGGATTTGCCACCCTCCATATTGGCAACCCAATTGGCTGAAAAGCCCGACCTGTTGGATGCCGATGATGATGCCCCCATGATTCAACTGGTCAATTCTCTCATTGTCCAGGCTTTGCGCAATCGGGCGTCTGACATTCACATCGAACCCTTCGAAGACAGAATCATTGTACGATTCCGGGTGGATGGAATGTTGCATGAAGCACTCCGTCCACCCAAACCAGTCCAGGCCCCCTTCATGTCCCGCATCAAAGTGATGGCCGGTCTGAACATTGCCGAAAAGCGTTTGCCCCAGGATGGAGCCATGCGGGTGCAGGTTGCCAATCAGGATGTGGATGTCCGGGTTTCGGTATTGCCGAGCAACTACGGCGAACGCCTGGTACTGCGTCTGCTGGAAAAACAAGAGACAAGGACCAGTCTGCTGGAGCTGGGGTTGACCGAAAGCCAATTGGCCTGGATGAAGGTCCGGATGACGGCGAGTCACGGAATCCTTTTGGTCACGGGACCCACAGGGAGTGGCAAAAGCACGACTCTTTATTCCGTGCTTTCTGCAATCAATACTTCAGAAAAAAACATCATCACCATCGAAGATCCAATTGAATATTCTCTGGTCGGTGTTGGACAGATTCAGGTTTCTCCAAAAATTGGTCTTACTTTTGCGGCTGGATTACGGTCCATTCTCCGGCAAGACCCGGATGTCATCATGGTGGGTGAGATTCGGGATCTCGAAACCGCTGAAATAGCCATCCAGGCCAGCTTGACCGGACATTTGGTTTTATCCACACTCCATACCATTGACAGTGTGGGTGCGGTCGTGCGTCTGGTCAACATGGGCATCGAGCCTTTTCTGGTCAGCTCCTCGGTGGATGGCGTGGTGGCACAACGTCTGGTGCGCAAATTGTGTGAACAATGCAAGGAAAGGTTCACCCCGGCACCCGAATTGTTGCGGAAAGAGGGAATACCGATCACCATGTCGGATCATTCCGTTTTCTTTCGACCCAAAGGATGTCAGTTCTGCATGGGAACAGGTTATCATGGAAGAACTGCCGTGTTTGAAATGTTGACCATGAGCAGTACGATCAGGGCCATGATTGATCGTCGTACTTCGGATCAGGAATTGCGCCAGGTGGCCTGTGAGGAGAACATGGTCTCTCTGCGCAAAGCCGGTCTGGTGAAAGCTGCACACGGCATCACGAGTCTGGAAGAGGTGTTCCGGGTAACTCAGGAACGTAACGAGGTGATATAA
- a CDS encoding transposase produces MLPFFTHPMVKEWFTPRDAAGLTGLPETPQGMSRWIKREKPKTRLREGRGGGVEIHVSSFPWETREFLARQILEQDLEPLPESTETLPETLPATGQAPAPTKLLDIADWQRKKMGARKAILLKLAQMEATMGIGPAINELIRLAREKALPENLQVLIPVANGSNASGKHTLSRSTLFVWRKAALEGNTAIAPKPRPEKKTYLAWSAELLKRYRHPSRPTLSAVLRDMKDDGFQPVPTYRQAHFYLQTKVGAIERLRGRLSPKELKAKLPFVRRDTSNLVPTMIYNLDGHTWCSLVAHPNTGKPFSPEVTSAIDVATRRLVGFSTGVSESSEVVIDALINAVQTGGVMAVLQMDSGSGNKNTMMEDAVAGIQPRIGFEIYRAAPGNSQGGGIIERYHQTLVEAAKKMPTFVGKRDTHPELRREVGKKLGAGKLQLPTMADLVALIQKTIKDYNNRPHRELPKIRDHVTGSMRHQTPNEAWQQHVDEGCEFITLDDDELVQEFRPEKVCTVRRGEVLLFGLLYFSKHLNDFNDQEVRVKYDIRDGAKVWISTMANKPICEAMRNANHKPYLGSVLDVGVEKRLQSKIRRLDAKKEKAIAESKKTLELAAQPPSQEIVEISNQQLKKMGVLEPLPELEPIRLENNVIRPNFKGTTAEADWGRWVLNNFDQVPQTDRARFFEEAKNWNFRTLVGVTEEEIKNLKSRKIPDSQPAQALKSATG; encoded by the coding sequence ATGTTACCCTTCTTCACCCATCCAATGGTCAAGGAGTGGTTCACCCCCAGGGATGCTGCCGGTCTTACTGGGTTACCAGAGACCCCTCAAGGAATGTCCCGCTGGATAAAAAGAGAAAAACCTAAAACCCGTCTCCGTGAAGGTCGTGGGGGAGGAGTTGAAATCCACGTCTCCTCATTCCCCTGGGAAACCAGGGAGTTCCTTGCCCGTCAAATCCTGGAACAAGACCTTGAACCGCTACCGGAAAGCACAGAAACCCTGCCGGAAACCCTCCCTGCCACGGGGCAAGCCCCGGCCCCCACCAAACTCCTCGACATTGCCGACTGGCAGCGGAAAAAAATGGGGGCACGCAAGGCCATCCTGCTCAAGCTGGCACAGATGGAAGCGACCATGGGCATTGGCCCGGCCATCAACGAACTGATCCGGCTGGCAAGGGAAAAGGCACTCCCGGAAAATTTGCAAGTCCTGATTCCGGTGGCCAACGGTTCAAATGCCTCGGGAAAACACACCCTTTCCAGATCCACCCTTTTTGTATGGCGGAAAGCCGCCCTGGAAGGCAACACCGCGATTGCTCCCAAACCCAGACCGGAGAAAAAGACCTATCTCGCATGGTCGGCGGAACTGCTCAAGCGATATCGTCACCCTTCCCGTCCCACCCTGAGCGCAGTCCTGCGCGATATGAAAGATGATGGTTTCCAACCGGTTCCAACCTACAGGCAGGCACATTTTTATCTGCAAACCAAGGTGGGAGCCATAGAGAGACTGCGGGGCCGTCTCAGCCCGAAGGAACTCAAGGCCAAACTGCCTTTCGTCCGACGGGATACCTCCAATCTGGTCCCGACCATGATTTACAACCTCGATGGGCACACATGGTGTTCCCTGGTGGCTCATCCCAATACCGGCAAGCCCTTCTCACCCGAGGTGACATCGGCCATCGATGTGGCCACCCGCCGGTTGGTGGGATTTTCCACAGGTGTTTCAGAATCTTCCGAAGTGGTGATCGATGCCCTCATCAACGCCGTCCAGACAGGCGGCGTGATGGCCGTTCTGCAAATGGACAGCGGCAGCGGCAACAAAAACACGATGATGGAAGATGCCGTCGCCGGCATCCAACCCCGGATCGGCTTTGAAATCTATCGGGCTGCCCCCGGCAACAGCCAGGGGGGTGGCATCATCGAGCGTTACCACCAGACCCTGGTGGAAGCCGCCAAGAAGATGCCCACCTTCGTTGGCAAAAGGGACACCCACCCCGAATTGCGTCGGGAGGTTGGGAAAAAACTCGGTGCTGGAAAACTCCAACTCCCAACCATGGCGGATCTGGTTGCTCTCATTCAGAAAACCATTAAGGATTACAACAACAGACCCCACCGGGAACTGCCCAAGATTCGGGATCATGTCACAGGGTCCATGCGTCATCAGACTCCCAACGAAGCGTGGCAACAACACGTCGATGAGGGATGCGAGTTCATCACCCTGGATGATGATGAATTGGTTCAGGAGTTCCGCCCCGAAAAAGTTTGCACCGTGCGCCGTGGAGAGGTCCTGCTCTTCGGTCTGCTCTATTTTTCCAAACATCTCAATGATTTCAACGATCAGGAGGTTCGGGTCAAATACGACATCCGTGACGGTGCGAAGGTATGGATCAGCACCATGGCCAACAAGCCCATCTGCGAGGCGATGCGCAACGCCAACCACAAACCTTACCTCGGAAGTGTGCTGGATGTCGGCGTTGAAAAACGCCTGCAATCCAAGATCAGACGGCTCGATGCCAAGAAGGAAAAGGCCATAGCCGAGTCCAAAAAGACCCTGGAATTGGCAGCCCAACCACCAAGCCAGGAAATCGTCGAGATTTCCAACCAGCAGTTGAAAAAGATGGGAGTTCTGGAACCTCTGCCGGAACTGGAGCCGATCCGGTTGGAAAACAACGTGATCCGTCCCAATTTCAAGGGAACCACGGCTGAAGCGGATTGGGGAAGGTGGGTTCTGAACAACTTTGACCAAGTGCCACAGACCGACCGGGCAAGGTTTTTTGAAGAGGCAAAAAACTGGAACTTCAGGACGCTTGTGGGGGTGACCGAGGAGGAGATCAAGAACCTGAAATCAAGGAAGATTCCCGACAGTCAACCCGCACAAGCGCTGAAGAGTGCAACTGGCTGA
- a CDS encoding transposase, whose translation MTNSEESGGSGSPWMVLWFKLRFGKKNLAEEGLGRNPTDRGRSGCKLHLHVDQDGIPLGIELVGANVHDSRLIGSTLNLMAIDRPIPTQDQPQNLCSDKGYDYARVDRKMIIHGYQPHIRRIGEEKLDVNQEKKHPAAIIIFRKCRAKQ comes from the coding sequence ATGACGAACTCCGAGGAATCGGGTGGGAGTGGCAGTCCATGGATGGTTCTCTGGTTCAAACTCCGGTTCGGGAAAAAAAATCTGGCCGAGGAAGGGTTGGGTCGCAACCCAACGGACCGAGGCCGTAGTGGTTGCAAATTGCACCTGCATGTCGATCAGGACGGGATTCCGTTGGGAATTGAGTTGGTTGGAGCCAATGTGCATGACAGCCGTTTGATTGGATCCACATTGAATCTCATGGCAATTGATCGTCCGATCCCGACTCAGGACCAGCCACAGAACTTATGCTCGGACAAAGGGTATGACTACGCCAGGGTTGATCGGAAGATGATCATCCATGGGTATCAACCCCATATCCGACGGATTGGAGAGGAAAAGTTGGATGTAAACCAGGAGAAAAAACACCCCGCTGCCATCATCATTTTTCGGAAATGTCGGGCAAAGCAGTGA